The Nitrosospira lacus genome window below encodes:
- a CDS encoding methane monooxygenase/ammonia monooxygenase subunit A: MSRTDEILKAAKMPPEAVKMSRMIDAVYFPILCILLVGTYHMHFMLLAGDWDFWLDWKDRQWWPVVTPIVGITYCATIMYYLWVNYRLPFGATLCIVCLLTGEWLTRFWGFYWWSHYPINFVLPSTMIPGALIMDTVLLLTRNWMITALVGGGAFGLLFYPGNWPIFGPTHLPLVAEGVLLSLADYTGFLYVRTGTPEYVRLIEQGSLRTFGGHTTVIAAFFSAFVSMLMFCVWWYFGKLYCTAFYYVKGPRGRVTMKNDVTAYGEEGFPEGIK; this comes from the coding sequence AAGCGGTAAAGATGTCGAGGATGATAGACGCAGTCTATTTCCCGATTCTGTGCATACTGCTGGTAGGGACCTACCACATGCACTTCATGTTACTGGCGGGCGACTGGGACTTCTGGCTTGACTGGAAAGACCGCCAATGGTGGCCGGTGGTTACCCCGATCGTGGGCATCACCTACTGTGCCACCATCATGTACTACCTGTGGGTGAACTACCGCCTGCCCTTTGGCGCGACACTCTGTATCGTGTGCCTGCTGACGGGCGAATGGCTGACCCGCTTCTGGGGCTTCTACTGGTGGTCGCACTACCCGATCAACTTCGTATTGCCCTCCACCATGATACCGGGTGCCCTCATCATGGACACCGTCCTGCTGCTGACGCGCAACTGGATGATCACGGCACTGGTAGGCGGCGGCGCATTCGGCCTCCTGTTCTACCCGGGCAACTGGCCGATATTTGGGCCGACCCACCTGCCGCTGGTAGCCGAAGGCGTATTACTGTCCCTGGCTGACTACACCGGCTTCCTGTATGTACGCACCGGCACCCCGGAATACGTACGGCTGATCGAACAAGGCTCACTGCGCACCTTCGGTGGCCACACCACCGTGATTGCGGCCTTCTTCTCCGCCTTCGTCTCCATGCTCATGTTCTGCGTCTGGTGGTACTTTGGCAAACTCTACTGCACCGCGTTCTACTACGTCAAAGGTCCACGCGGCCGGGTTACCATGAAGAACGACGTCACCGCCTATGGCGAAGAAGGGTTTCCGGAGGGGATCAAATAA